The genomic interval CCCCTGCGCGGCCTTCTCGGCGAACTCGTCGTAATGGCCGCCGTTGACGATCACCAGCGCCGCGTCGCGGATATCGGCGGCGTCGGTGGGCGAGGTCTGGTACTCGTGCGGGTCCTCGGTCGGGCTGTCGATGATGGATTTGACCTCGACATCGGGCCCGGCGATCGCGGCCGCGATGCTGCCCCACACATCGGTGGAAGCGACCACGGTGAGCTTGTCGGAATCGTTGCTCGAATTACCGCAGGCGGTGAGGCCGGCCGCGGCCGCGACCCCCATCGCGGCGGCAGCTACTCGGACGGCGAAACTTCTGGTCACGCGGGGGTACTCCTACACACGCACTTAACGGAAACGATTTCCATTAAATGTATCGTACCTGTCCGCAGCGCCCGGCATCGATTTGCTGGATCGACGCTGTGAGAACAAACACGAGCGCACGGCCCGCCCCCGGAATGGGGCGGGCCGTCCGGTCACCCGTGAGCGCCGCGCGCTACTGCGCCAGCGCGACCACCGGCTGGCTCAGCAACTGGGCGCAGCGCAGCAACCCCAGGTGGCTGTAAGCCTGCGGGTGATTGCCCAGCGACCGCTCCGCAACCGGGTCGTACTCCTCGCTCAGCAGGCCCGTGGGCCCGGCCACGTCCACCAGCTGCGCGAACAGCGCCTCGGCGTCGGAGCGCTTGCCGATCAGCAGGTAGGCCTCCACCAGCCACGCCGCGCACAGGTGGAAACCGCCCTCGCCGCCGGGCAGCCCGTCGTCGTGGTGGTAGCGGTAGACCGTCGATCCGCTGCGCAGTTCGGCCTCGGTGGCGACCACGGTGGCGGCGAACCGCGGATCCGAGGGCTCGATCAGCCCGCTCAGCCCGATGTGCAGGGTCGCCGCGTCCAGATCGGTGTCGTCGTAGGCCGCGGTGTAGGACTGCACCTCGTCGTTCCAGCCTTTGGTCTTCACCTCGTCGGCGATGGTGTCGCGCAGCTCCAACCAGGCCGGGTCGACCCTGCGGTGGAACTTCTCGGCCAGCTTCAGCGCCCGGTCGACGGTCAGCCAGCCCATCACCTTCGAGTACACGTGGTGGCGCGGGTTACCGCGGATCTCCCAGATGCCGTGGTCGGGTTCGCGCCAGCGCCGCTGCACCGCGGAAACCATGGCGTGCACCAGTTCCCAGTCGCGGTCGGGCAGCGCCGCGGCCGGGTCGATGACGCCCTTGCGCTCCCGGGCGTCGGCGAGTCCGGCGATCAGGTCCACGATGGGACCGAACACGTCCAGCTGGACCTGCATGTTGGCCGCGTTGCCGACACGGACCGGACGCGAGCCCGCGTAGCCGGGCAGTGCGTCGAGCACGGCCTCCGGCGGGAGCGTCTCGCCGTACAGGGTGTACAGCGGATGCAGGCGCTCCGGCCCGGCGAGTGTCTCCAACACCCGGTGCACCCACTCCAGGAATTCCTCGGCCTCCCCGATGGAACCCAGCGTGACCAGCGCGTGCGCGGTCATCGAGGCGTCGCGCAGCCAGCAGTAGCGGTAGTCCCAGTTGCGCACGCCGCCGATGTCCTCCGGCAGCGAGGTGGTGGCCGCGGCCAGGATCGATCCGGACGGCGCGTGCACCAGCCCGCGCAGTGTCAGCGCCGAGCGCTTCATCAGGTCCGGCTTCAGCGGCGGCAGTTCCAGGCTCTCGGCCCAGTCCCGCCAGTACCGCTCGGCCTCGCGCCGCCGCTCCGGCTCGCTGACCATGGCCGGTGCGAGATCGGAGGTGCCGCAACGCATTTCCAGCACCACCGGCCCGGTCGAGGGGTCCACCACCGCGCGGGCGGTCTGATGGATGCCCTCCTCGAGGATCTCCCACTCGATGCCCGGCGACCGCAGCACGATCGGGTCGTTGGTGCCGTGTACGCGCAGCCCGGCGGCCGTGCGGTCCAGATTGACCGGCACCTGGCCGAATTCGGGCCGTGGCGCGAAGGTCACCACCGCACGGGCGTCACCGGTGATGACGCGGGTCAGGTCGGTGCGCTCGGGCGGCACGTCGTGCGGCAGGTAGTCGACGACTTGCAGACTGGCCCAGCGTGTTTCGACGGTCATGGTGCCGTCGACGTAACGCTGCGACAGCGGCAGGCCGGGCCGCTCGGGCGCGATGGTGAAGTGCCCGGCCTCGGGCCCGCCCAGCAGGTGCGCGAACACGGCCGCCGAATCCGGTTCGGGGTGGCAGAACCAGGTGACCGTCCCGTCCGGCGTGACCAGTGCCTTGGCGCGGGGGCCGGCCAGCATGGTCAGCCGTTCGATTCGAGGGGCCGACGCACCGGCCAGCCAGGTGCGCCGCTCTTCGAGCAGGAACGCCAGGGCCTTGGCCACCTCCTCGGTGCTGGCCACGCGGTATCCGGCGAGGCTGGTGCCCTCGCCGACCTTGATGCCGAGATCGGGACCGGACAGCCGCGCGAACGCCTTCTCGTCGGTGACGTCGTCACCGAAGAAGACCGCCGCCGAGGCGCCCTCCTGATGCCGGATGATGTCGAGGGCCGCGCCCTTGTCGGTCTGGATGACAGCCAACTCGATGACCGCCTTGCCCTCGGTCACCTGGACGCCGACCCAGCTGGCCGGGCCCTGCCGGGCCTGCTGCAACGCGCGCCGGCCCACCTCGGGGGCGGCGTTGCGGACGTGTAGCGCGACACTGGCCGGCTTGATCTCGACCGCGGCGCCCGGATTGTCCGCGGCGATTCCGGCCAGCGCGTTCTGCACTTCCTGCAGCAGCTGTTTGGCGTCGTTGTCGATGGCGTGCACGAAGCCGACATCGAATTCCGAGCCGTGGCTACCGATCAGCTGCACCTCGACCGGGAGCCGGGACAGCGCCGCGAGATCTCGCAGGGCCCGGCCGGAGATGACGGCCGCTGTGGTAGCGGTCAGACCGGCGAGGGCGCGTAACGCGCTCACCGATTCCCGATGGGGATAGGCTTTCGCCGGGTCGGACACGATGGGCGCGATGGTCCCGTCGTAGTCCGAGGCGACAAGTAGCCGTGGCATGCGGGCTACTGCCGCCAACGCACGGCGAAGTTCCTGTGGCAGATCCTGTGCGCTCACGCATCCAACCTATAGATCGGAGGAGAAATTTCAGGGCGCGGGAAACTTTACTGGGTAGGGTTTGCCCGCCGGTTCGCGCAGTGATACGAGACGTTTACGTTCGCCTCGCCGTGCGCATTCCTGATTGTGCGGTCTCCTGCCGTACGTTAGCTGGCTTGCCGCGCGCAGCCTGGGGCAAACCTAGCCGGATTCGCCGCTCAGCAGCAGGTCAACGGTCAGCTCGAGGCGTTCTGTGACGTCCGTCGCGGACGCCCGGCGGGTGAGCCAGGCTACGAGGTTGGACAGCCACACATCGCTGATCACGCGCGCGATGGCGAGATCGCGATCGGTGGCCTCGTCGTCGTCGTTCATCGCGCGGGCGAAGAACCGGTCCATCACCCGCCCGACCCGGTCCACCTCGGCGGCGGCGGACGCGTCGGCGAACATGAACGCGCGCGTCATCGCCTCGGTGAGCAGGGGGTCGCGCTGCATGGCACGGGTGACCTGGGTGAGCAGCAGATGCATGCGCTCGCGCGGCGTCTGCCCCGCCAGCGGTTTGCGCTTGTTGTCGAACTGCTCGAATTCCCGGGCCAGAGCCGACACCAGCAGGTGCACCTTGGAGGGGAAATACCGGTACAGCGTGCCCACGGCGACATCGGCGCGTTCGGCGACCGCGCGCATCTGCACCGCGTCGTAGCCGCCCTTCGAGGCCAGTGCGAGGGTGGCGTCGAGGATCCGCTTGCGGCGTTCGCGCTGGGCGGAGGAGCTGAGTTCGTCCTCGCTGAGCGTGGTCACCGGTGTGGCACGCGGGCGGGTTCCGTTCCGCGCCCCCGAGTCGCCTGACTGCTCTCGGGAGGGACTGGCCATTGGTGAAAGTCCTTTCCTGGAAACGTCGTTCTTGCGCCTGTGCCGTCGGTGCTGCGTGGACCGGCGGTGTCTTGACTTCCGCCCGACGGGGATATTAGAACATGTTCTAGGTGTGGGAGTCACGCCGGAGAGGCGGGAGGCAGTGTGACCATCGCCACCACTGACGAGCATAAAGCCGTTCAGGAGTCGATGCGCGGATGGGCGGCGGCCGTCCGTCCGATTGCAACAATGCGCGGCGGAACGCCTGGGTACTGGCGTGCGTACTGGCCGAGTCTGGTCGGGCTCGGC from Nocardia wallacei carries:
- the otsB gene encoding trehalose-phosphatase, with protein sequence MSAQDLPQELRRALAAVARMPRLLVASDYDGTIAPIVSDPAKAYPHRESVSALRALAGLTATTAAVISGRALRDLAALSRLPVEVQLIGSHGSEFDVGFVHAIDNDAKQLLQEVQNALAGIAADNPGAAVEIKPASVALHVRNAAPEVGRRALQQARQGPASWVGVQVTEGKAVIELAVIQTDKGAALDIIRHQEGASAAVFFGDDVTDEKAFARLSGPDLGIKVGEGTSLAGYRVASTEEVAKALAFLLEERRTWLAGASAPRIERLTMLAGPRAKALVTPDGTVTWFCHPEPDSAAVFAHLLGGPEAGHFTIAPERPGLPLSQRYVDGTMTVETRWASLQVVDYLPHDVPPERTDLTRVITGDARAVVTFAPRPEFGQVPVNLDRTAAGLRVHGTNDPIVLRSPGIEWEILEEGIHQTARAVVDPSTGPVVLEMRCGTSDLAPAMVSEPERRREAERYWRDWAESLELPPLKPDLMKRSALTLRGLVHAPSGSILAAATTSLPEDIGGVRNWDYRYCWLRDASMTAHALVTLGSIGEAEEFLEWVHRVLETLAGPERLHPLYTLYGETLPPEAVLDALPGYAGSRPVRVGNAANMQVQLDVFGPIVDLIAGLADARERKGVIDPAAALPDRDWELVHAMVSAVQRRWREPDHGIWEIRGNPRHHVYSKVMGWLTVDRALKLAEKFHRRVDPAWLELRDTIADEVKTKGWNDEVQSYTAAYDDTDLDAATLHIGLSGLIEPSDPRFAATVVATEAELRSGSTVYRYHHDDGLPGGEGGFHLCAAWLVEAYLLIGKRSDAEALFAQLVDVAGPTGLLSEEYDPVAERSLGNHPQAYSHLGLLRCAQLLSQPVVALAQ
- the kstR gene encoding cholesterol catabolism transcriptional regulator KstR translates to MASPSREQSGDSGARNGTRPRATPVTTLSEDELSSSAQRERRKRILDATLALASKGGYDAVQMRAVAERADVAVGTLYRYFPSKVHLLVSALAREFEQFDNKRKPLAGQTPRERMHLLLTQVTRAMQRDPLLTEAMTRAFMFADASAAAEVDRVGRVMDRFFARAMNDDDEATDRDLAIARVISDVWLSNLVAWLTRRASATDVTERLELTVDLLLSGESG